In Thermospira aquatica, the following proteins share a genomic window:
- the rpe gene encoding ribulose-phosphate 3-epimerase, with amino-acid sequence MSPNRVSPSIFAADFWALGEAVRLCEEAGVDGIHYDVMDNHFVPNISFGPKMIADLCARTSLPADVHLMIDLHRGIEDYLSLPVEIITLHLESLGKEGHNLLKTIRQRGKKAGLSLKPATPAVAVEPYLDDIDLILVMTVEPGFSGQKFMPEMLSKISEIRKIIADREILLQVDGGVNRETYQKVLKAGANFLVIGSAFFADSDPKNWAKQIHEEQTA; translated from the coding sequence ATGTCCCCTAATCGTGTATCCCCTTCAATCTTTGCGGCAGATTTCTGGGCATTAGGAGAGGCTGTACGTTTATGTGAAGAAGCCGGAGTAGATGGTATCCATTACGATGTTATGGATAACCATTTTGTCCCCAATATCTCCTTTGGACCAAAGATGATAGCGGATCTCTGTGCGCGAACTTCTCTCCCCGCAGATGTTCATCTCATGATCGATCTCCATCGTGGTATTGAGGACTATCTCTCTCTGCCGGTAGAAATCATTACCCTTCATCTCGAATCGCTTGGAAAAGAAGGGCACAACCTTCTTAAAACGATCCGTCAGAGAGGAAAAAAGGCCGGACTCTCCCTCAAGCCAGCCACACCAGCTGTCGCGGTAGAACCCTACCTCGATGATATTGATCTCATTCTTGTGATGACAGTCGAACCAGGATTTTCTGGACAGAAGTTTATGCCAGAGATGCTTTCAAAGATTTCCGAAATTCGAAAAATCATTGCCGATAGAGAGATCCTTCTCCAGGTCGATGGAGGAGTCAACCGTGAGACCTACCAAAAGGTATTGAAGGCCGGAGCCAATTTTCTTGTGATTGGTAGTGCCTTTTTTGCCGATAGTGACCCAAAGAACTGGGCAAAACAGATCCACGAGGAGCAAACAGCATGA
- a CDS encoding PASTA domain-containing protein, translated as MAQWKHKLRIWFETIEDKWVRYFSGQNVDIYRRIFRKMVFFSLISAFIAALVIFLTLSIHRIAAPKTKVPLVKSLELFEAVRLLQERGLAIDIETKFEPSIPRYIVIEQFPKAGITVRQGRTIKILVSMGKDTYTVPYLVGKTREEAENLLRQMNIPYEITVIQSDEYALNIIISQNKKENLVVDRSEKLKLIVNSDVKSTEARVPSLVGKSIDTATKDAINAGLAVRLLPFLTDDETKEGIVMEQSLEANTVVPKNTDLALGVGIYARTPSAQNYRYYLLTHTVQSMGETDANDIAVLVVMVDESGRSLQLFSSTVPRGQLLVIPFKALGTATVQVFLNNALVREETYVP; from the coding sequence ATGGCTCAATGGAAACACAAATTACGTATCTGGTTTGAAACAATCGAAGACAAATGGGTTCGCTATTTTTCCGGACAAAATGTGGACATCTACCGCCGCATCTTTCGAAAGATGGTATTCTTTTCTCTCATCAGCGCCTTTATTGCAGCACTGGTAATTTTTCTCACTTTGAGCATCCACCGTATTGCAGCACCTAAAACCAAAGTCCCTCTCGTAAAATCCCTGGAACTTTTTGAGGCAGTACGTCTCCTTCAAGAACGAGGACTTGCTATCGATATCGAAACTAAATTTGAACCAAGTATTCCCCGCTACATTGTTATAGAACAGTTTCCTAAAGCTGGTATCACCGTTCGGCAGGGGCGTACCATAAAGATTCTTGTCAGCATGGGAAAAGACACCTATACCGTTCCCTATCTTGTCGGCAAGACGCGAGAGGAAGCCGAAAACCTTCTGCGGCAAATGAATATCCCATATGAAATAACCGTCATACAATCTGATGAATATGCCCTCAATATTATTATCAGCCAGAACAAAAAAGAAAACCTCGTCGTTGATCGAAGCGAAAAGCTCAAACTCATCGTTAACTCCGATGTAAAATCCACTGAGGCCCGCGTACCCTCACTCGTTGGAAAAAGTATCGATACCGCTACCAAAGACGCTATAAATGCCGGCCTCGCTGTACGACTTCTCCCCTTCCTGACAGATGATGAAACCAAAGAAGGCATCGTCATGGAACAATCTCTTGAGGCAAATACCGTTGTCCCAAAAAATACTGATCTTGCTCTGGGGGTAGGGATTTATGCCAGAACACCTTCGGCTCAAAACTATCGCTACTATCTTTTGACCCATACCGTCCAGAGTATGGGAGAAACAGATGCAAACGATATTGCCGTCCTTGTAGTCATGGTGGATGAAAGTGGGCGGTCACTACAGCTTTTTAGCAGCACCGTTCCCAGAGGACAACTCCTGGTTATCCCATTCAAAGCCCTTGGAACGGCAACGGTCCAGGTGTTCCTCAACAATGCTCTTGTGAGGGAAGAAACCTATGTCCCCTAA